A stretch of the Corylus avellana chromosome ca6, CavTom2PMs-1.0 genome encodes the following:
- the LOC132183706 gene encoding delta-aminolevulinic acid dehydratase, chloroplastic-like isoform X2 has product MASSIVNVPCNVQAIKGLDCQNYIGLRPSRNLKFNCVRTGTTARRPRLFVVRASEKNDGPVKKMGLSDEECEAAVVAGNVPKAPPVPRKPAAPVGTPVVPSLPLNRRPRRNRKSPVLRAAFQETQLSPANFVYPLFIHEGEEDTPIGAMPGCYRLGWRHGLVEEVGKARDVGVNSVVLFPKVPDALKSSAGDEAYNDNGLVPRAIRLLKDKYPDLVIYTDVALDPYSSDGHDGIVREDGVIMNDETVHQLCKQAVSQARAGADVVSPSDMMDGRIGAIREALDAEGFQHVSIMSYTAKYASSFYGPFREALDSNPRFGDKKTYQMNPANYREALVETHEDESEGADILLVKPGLPYLDIIRLLRDNSSLPIAAYQVSGEYSMIKAGGVLKMIDEEKVMMESLMCLRRAGADIILTYFALQAAKCLCGEKRI; this is encoded by the exons ATGGCCTCGAGTATCGTTAATGTGCCTTGCAATGTTCAAGCAATTAAGGGTTTGGATTGCCAGAACTATATTGGACTTAGACCATCAAGGAATTTGAAGTTCAATTGTGTTAGGACTGGAACAACAGCTCGCCGGCCTCGTCTTTTCGTTGTAAGAGCGAGTGAGAAGAATGATGGACCAGTTAAGAAGATGGGATTGAGTGATGAGGAATGTGAGGCTGCTGTTGTGGCTGGGAACGTGCCGAAAGCCCCTCCTGTGCCCCGCAAGCCGGCAGCACCAGTTGGAACTCCTGTGGTCCCTTCACTT CCACTGAATCGACGTCCTCGTCGTAACCGCAAGTCACCTGTACTGCGGGCAGCGTTCCAGGAGACACAATTATCACCTGCAAATTTTGTCTATCCACTTTTTATTCATGAAG GTGAGGAGGACACACCTATTGGCGCTATGCCTGGATGTTATAGGCTTGGGTGGAGACATGGACTTGTGGAAGAG GTTGGAAAGGCTCGGGATGTCGGTGTCAATAGTGTTGTGCTCTTCCCCAAAGTTCCAGATGCTCTGAAG TCTTCGGCGGGAGATGAAGCATACAACGACAATGGTTTAGTGCCTCGAGCAATACGGTTGCTCAAAGACAAATACCCTGATCTC GTGATCTACACTGATGTTGCTTTAGATCCTTACTCCTCTGATGGCCATGACGGTATTGTCCGAGAAGATG GTGTTATAATGAACGATGAGACTGTACACCAATTGTGTAAGCAGGCTGTTTCCCAG GCCCGAGCTGGAGCCGATGTGGTCAGTCCAAGTGACATGATGGATGGACGCATAGGAGCCATTCGAGAAGCTTTGGATGCTGAAGGCTTTCAGCATGTCTCGATAATGTCTTATACAGCGAA ATATGCAAGTTCTTTTTATGGTCCATTTAGGGAAGCACTCGACTCAAATCCGCGCTTTGGAGACAAAAAAAC TTATCAGATGAATCCGGCCAATTATAGAGAGGCTCTGGTTGAGACCCATGAAGACGAGTCAGAAGGCGCTGATATCCTCTtg GTGAAGCCAGGGCTGCCTTATTTGGATATTATAAGACTTCTCCGAGATAACTCTTCTTTGCCAATTGCTGCATATCAG GTTTCGGGTGAGTACTCAATGATCAAGGCCGGTGGGGTTTTGAAGATGATTGACGAAGAAAAGGTTATGATGGAGTCACTAATGTGTCTCCGACGGGCTGGTGCTGACATCATCCTTACATATTTTGCTCTACAAGCTGCTAAATGTTTATGTGGTGAAAAGAG AA
- the LOC132183706 gene encoding delta-aminolevulinic acid dehydratase, chloroplastic-like isoform X3: protein MASSIVNVPCNVQAIKGLDCQNYIGLRPSRNLKFNCVRTGTTARRPRLFVVRASEKNDGPVKKMGLSDEECEAAVVAGNVPKAPPVPRKPAAPVGTPVVPSLPLNRRPRRNRKSPVLRAAFQETQLSPANFVYPLFIHEGEEDTPIGAMPGCYRLGWRHGLVEEVGKARDVGVNSVVLFPKVPDALKSSAGDEAYNDNGLVPRAIRLLKDKYPDLVIYTDVALDPYSSDGHDGIVREDGVIMNDETVHQLCKQAVSQARAGADVVSPSDMMDGRIGAIREALDAEGFQHVSIMSYTAKYASSFYGPFREALDSNPRFGDKKTYQMNPANYREALVETHEDESEGADILLVKPGLPYLDIIRLLRDNSSLPIAAYQVSGEYSMIKAGGVLKMIDEEKVMMESLMCLRRAGADIILTYFALQAAKCLCGEKR from the exons ATGGCCTCGAGTATCGTTAATGTGCCTTGCAATGTTCAAGCAATTAAGGGTTTGGATTGCCAGAACTATATTGGACTTAGACCATCAAGGAATTTGAAGTTCAATTGTGTTAGGACTGGAACAACAGCTCGCCGGCCTCGTCTTTTCGTTGTAAGAGCGAGTGAGAAGAATGATGGACCAGTTAAGAAGATGGGATTGAGTGATGAGGAATGTGAGGCTGCTGTTGTGGCTGGGAACGTGCCGAAAGCCCCTCCTGTGCCCCGCAAGCCGGCAGCACCAGTTGGAACTCCTGTGGTCCCTTCACTT CCACTGAATCGACGTCCTCGTCGTAACCGCAAGTCACCTGTACTGCGGGCAGCGTTCCAGGAGACACAATTATCACCTGCAAATTTTGTCTATCCACTTTTTATTCATGAAG GTGAGGAGGACACACCTATTGGCGCTATGCCTGGATGTTATAGGCTTGGGTGGAGACATGGACTTGTGGAAGAG GTTGGAAAGGCTCGGGATGTCGGTGTCAATAGTGTTGTGCTCTTCCCCAAAGTTCCAGATGCTCTGAAG TCTTCGGCGGGAGATGAAGCATACAACGACAATGGTTTAGTGCCTCGAGCAATACGGTTGCTCAAAGACAAATACCCTGATCTC GTGATCTACACTGATGTTGCTTTAGATCCTTACTCCTCTGATGGCCATGACGGTATTGTCCGAGAAGATG GTGTTATAATGAACGATGAGACTGTACACCAATTGTGTAAGCAGGCTGTTTCCCAG GCCCGAGCTGGAGCCGATGTGGTCAGTCCAAGTGACATGATGGATGGACGCATAGGAGCCATTCGAGAAGCTTTGGATGCTGAAGGCTTTCAGCATGTCTCGATAATGTCTTATACAGCGAA ATATGCAAGTTCTTTTTATGGTCCATTTAGGGAAGCACTCGACTCAAATCCGCGCTTTGGAGACAAAAAAAC TTATCAGATGAATCCGGCCAATTATAGAGAGGCTCTGGTTGAGACCCATGAAGACGAGTCAGAAGGCGCTGATATCCTCTtg GTGAAGCCAGGGCTGCCTTATTTGGATATTATAAGACTTCTCCGAGATAACTCTTCTTTGCCAATTGCTGCATATCAG GTTTCGGGTGAGTACTCAATGATCAAGGCCGGTGGGGTTTTGAAGATGATTGACGAAGAAAAGGTTATGATGGAGTCACTAATGTGTCTCCGACGGGCTGGTGCTGACATCATCCTTACATATTTTGCTCTACAAGCTGCTAAATGTTTATGTGGTGAAAAGAGGTGA
- the LOC132183706 gene encoding delta-aminolevulinic acid dehydratase, chloroplastic-like isoform X1 codes for MASSIVNVPCNVQAIKGLDCQNYIGLRPSRNLKFNCVRTGTTARRPRLFVVRASEKNDGPVKKMGLSDEECEAAVVAGNVPKAPPVPRKPAAPVGTPVVPSLPLNRRPRRNRKSPVLRAAFQETQLSPANFVYPLFIHEGEEDTPIGAMPGCYRLGWRHGLVEEVGKARDVGVNSVVLFPKVPDALKSSAGDEAYNDNGLVPRAIRLLKDKYPDLVIYTDVALDPYSSDGHDGIVREDGVIMNDETVHQLCKQAVSQARAGADVVSPSDMMDGRIGAIREALDAEGFQHVSIMSYTAKYASSFYGPFREALDSNPRFGDKKTYQMNPANYREALVETHEDESEGADILLVKPGLPYLDIIRLLRDNSSLPIAAYQVSGEYSMIKAGGVLKMIDEEKVMMESLMCLRRAGADIILTYFALQAAKCLCGEKRMMKKEQLYL; via the exons ATGGCCTCGAGTATCGTTAATGTGCCTTGCAATGTTCAAGCAATTAAGGGTTTGGATTGCCAGAACTATATTGGACTTAGACCATCAAGGAATTTGAAGTTCAATTGTGTTAGGACTGGAACAACAGCTCGCCGGCCTCGTCTTTTCGTTGTAAGAGCGAGTGAGAAGAATGATGGACCAGTTAAGAAGATGGGATTGAGTGATGAGGAATGTGAGGCTGCTGTTGTGGCTGGGAACGTGCCGAAAGCCCCTCCTGTGCCCCGCAAGCCGGCAGCACCAGTTGGAACTCCTGTGGTCCCTTCACTT CCACTGAATCGACGTCCTCGTCGTAACCGCAAGTCACCTGTACTGCGGGCAGCGTTCCAGGAGACACAATTATCACCTGCAAATTTTGTCTATCCACTTTTTATTCATGAAG GTGAGGAGGACACACCTATTGGCGCTATGCCTGGATGTTATAGGCTTGGGTGGAGACATGGACTTGTGGAAGAG GTTGGAAAGGCTCGGGATGTCGGTGTCAATAGTGTTGTGCTCTTCCCCAAAGTTCCAGATGCTCTGAAG TCTTCGGCGGGAGATGAAGCATACAACGACAATGGTTTAGTGCCTCGAGCAATACGGTTGCTCAAAGACAAATACCCTGATCTC GTGATCTACACTGATGTTGCTTTAGATCCTTACTCCTCTGATGGCCATGACGGTATTGTCCGAGAAGATG GTGTTATAATGAACGATGAGACTGTACACCAATTGTGTAAGCAGGCTGTTTCCCAG GCCCGAGCTGGAGCCGATGTGGTCAGTCCAAGTGACATGATGGATGGACGCATAGGAGCCATTCGAGAAGCTTTGGATGCTGAAGGCTTTCAGCATGTCTCGATAATGTCTTATACAGCGAA ATATGCAAGTTCTTTTTATGGTCCATTTAGGGAAGCACTCGACTCAAATCCGCGCTTTGGAGACAAAAAAAC TTATCAGATGAATCCGGCCAATTATAGAGAGGCTCTGGTTGAGACCCATGAAGACGAGTCAGAAGGCGCTGATATCCTCTtg GTGAAGCCAGGGCTGCCTTATTTGGATATTATAAGACTTCTCCGAGATAACTCTTCTTTGCCAATTGCTGCATATCAG GTTTCGGGTGAGTACTCAATGATCAAGGCCGGTGGGGTTTTGAAGATGATTGACGAAGAAAAGGTTATGATGGAGTCACTAATGTGTCTCCGACGGGCTGGTGCTGACATCATCCTTACATATTTTGCTCTACAAGCTGCTAAATGTTTATGTGGTGAAAAGAG